One part of the Clarias gariepinus isolate MV-2021 ecotype Netherlands chromosome 24, CGAR_prim_01v2, whole genome shotgun sequence genome encodes these proteins:
- the LOC128511981 gene encoding C-type lectin domain family 10 member A-like isoform X2 translates to MSLTNEFQRMVMEEPDESSGTVKKCDRKLKLLVLILAVTLLIMMVMSFAVFYYQQRRLADQEIWYQNCSLHSGVQTKRLSDIESLISNFSSSCSSVLTKLETKLQDLDSQKNTLSEIKTSVSQLTSSVNSLSSKLQNTDGRVMKLLLDLSDLKTKLENSTKTIPHCKSGWIRFQSKCYFFSEDLVTWDEARNSCRSENSMLVKVETDEELTFLTVNLIDYWIGLTDETTGEWRWDDGSPFVRNSHWWGEGQPDNWDGHGLGGGEDCGHLRDSGELNDLHCSEKMKYICQM, encoded by the exons ATGAGTCTGACTAATGAGTTTCAGAGGATGGTGATGGAGGAACCAGACGAAAGCAGCggcacagtaaaaaaat GTGACAGGAAACTGAAGCTCCTTGTGCTGATATTGGCCGTCACGCTGCTCATCATGATGGTTATGAGTTTTGCTGTGT TTTATTATCAGCAGAGAAGATTAGCAGATCAGGAAATCTGGTATCAGAACTGTTCTCTACACTCAG gcGTCCAGACAAAGAGATTATCTGATATTGAGTCTCTGATCAGTAACTTTAGCTCCTCATGCAGCTCAGTTTTAACCAAACTGGAGACCAAACTGCAGGACTTGG aCTCTCAAAAAAACACACTGTCAGAAATAAAAACTTCTGTTTCTCAACTCACTTCTTCTGTAAACTCTCTGTCCTCCAAATTACAGAATACAG ACGGTCGAGTGATGAAGCTGCTGTTGGATCTGAGTGACTTAAAGACTAAACTGGAAAACAGCACTAAAACCA TTCCTCACTGTAAATCTGGATGGATTCGGTTTCAGTCCAAGTGCTACTTTTTCTCAGAAGACCTTGTAACCTGGGATGAAGCCCGAAATTCCTGCAGGAGTGAAAACAGCATGCTGGTCAAAGTGGAAACAGACGAGGAACtg actTTTTTGACTGTAAATCTGATTGACTACTGGATCGGACTGACAGACGAAACCACAGGAGAGTGGAGATGGGATGATGGATCACCTTTTGTCAGGAATTCACA ttgGTGGGGTGAAGGTCAGCCAGACAACTGGGACGGGCACGGTTTAGGAGGAGGGGAAGACTGTGGACACCTGAGAGATTCTGGAGAGCTGAATGACCTTCACTGTTCTGAAAAAATGAAGTACATTTGTCAGATGTAA
- the LOC128511981 gene encoding C-type lectin domain family 10 member A-like isoform X1: protein MSLTNEFQRMVMEEPDESSGTVKKSGDRKLKLLVLILAVTLLIMMVMSFAVFYYQQRRLADQEIWYQNCSLHSGVQTKRLSDIESLISNFSSSCSSVLTKLETKLQDLDSQKNTLSEIKTSVSQLTSSVNSLSSKLQNTDGRVMKLLLDLSDLKTKLENSTKTIPHCKSGWIRFQSKCYFFSEDLVTWDEARNSCRSENSMLVKVETDEELTFLTVNLIDYWIGLTDETTGEWRWDDGSPFVRNSHWWGEGQPDNWDGHGLGGGEDCGHLRDSGELNDLHCSEKMKYICQM, encoded by the exons ATGAGTCTGACTAATGAGTTTCAGAGGATGGTGATGGAGGAACCAGACGAAAGCAGCggcacagtaaaaaaat CAGGTGACAGGAAACTGAAGCTCCTTGTGCTGATATTGGCCGTCACGCTGCTCATCATGATGGTTATGAGTTTTGCTGTGT TTTATTATCAGCAGAGAAGATTAGCAGATCAGGAAATCTGGTATCAGAACTGTTCTCTACACTCAG gcGTCCAGACAAAGAGATTATCTGATATTGAGTCTCTGATCAGTAACTTTAGCTCCTCATGCAGCTCAGTTTTAACCAAACTGGAGACCAAACTGCAGGACTTGG aCTCTCAAAAAAACACACTGTCAGAAATAAAAACTTCTGTTTCTCAACTCACTTCTTCTGTAAACTCTCTGTCCTCCAAATTACAGAATACAG ACGGTCGAGTGATGAAGCTGCTGTTGGATCTGAGTGACTTAAAGACTAAACTGGAAAACAGCACTAAAACCA TTCCTCACTGTAAATCTGGATGGATTCGGTTTCAGTCCAAGTGCTACTTTTTCTCAGAAGACCTTGTAACCTGGGATGAAGCCCGAAATTCCTGCAGGAGTGAAAACAGCATGCTGGTCAAAGTGGAAACAGACGAGGAACtg actTTTTTGACTGTAAATCTGATTGACTACTGGATCGGACTGACAGACGAAACCACAGGAGAGTGGAGATGGGATGATGGATCACCTTTTGTCAGGAATTCACA ttgGTGGGGTGAAGGTCAGCCAGACAACTGGGACGGGCACGGTTTAGGAGGAGGGGAAGACTGTGGACACCTGAGAGATTCTGGAGAGCTGAATGACCTTCACTGTTCTGAAAAAATGAAGTACATTTGTCAGATGTAA
- the LOC128511980 gene encoding putative nuclease HARBI1: MACPFIDEVVDEGAIVLRRAFQRERTFRDRSDPLAFNDSYLYERYRFSRDGIAYICRLLSPHVANKTRRNRALTVPQTVCIALRFFASGTFLYTVGDAEYISKASVCRSVRTVYLSLKRLLNVFITFPGHKAIRTIKHAFYGIAGFPNVIGALDCTHVRIKCPSGPHEADFVNRKSVHSINVQMISDADCIITNVEAKWPGSVHDSRIFRASSLYQQLARGEFSGVLLGDKGYSCLPYLLTPYQEPQTEAQHRYNIAHARTRGRIEMAFGLIKSRFQCLKHLRVTPPRACDIVVACVVLHNIACLRRERQPRIVEEEDWGNEAVLEENETGRLIRDTYANNYFALRL, encoded by the exons ATGGCGTGTCCTTTCATAGATGAGGTGGTGGATGAGGGAGCTATAGTCTTGCGGAGGGCATTTCAAAGAGAGAGAACTTTCAGAGACAGGTCAGACCCATTGGCTTTTAATGACAGCTACCTGTATGAGCGATATAGGTTCTCAAGAGATGGGATTGCATATATTTGTAGATTACTAAGCCCACACGTTGCAAATAAAACACGCCGCAACAGAGCGCTCACAGTCCCACAGACGGTGTGCATTGCACTTCGCTTTTTTGCCAGTGGAACATTTTTGTACACAGTTGGAGATGCAGAGTATATCAGCAAAGCATCAGTTTGCCGCTCTGTACGAACTGTGTACCTTTCTTTAAAAAGACTACTCAATGTGTTCATCACATTCCCTGGCCACAAAGCTATTCGTACCATTAAACATGCCTTTTATGGAATAGCTG GTTTCCCAAATGTTATCGGTGCATTGGACTGCACCCATGTGCGTATTAAGTGTCCGTCTGGTCCACATGAAGCGGACTTTGTGAATAGGAAATCAGTACACAGCATCAATGTACAG atgaTTAGTGATGCAGATTGCATCATCACAAATGTAGAGGCCAAATGGCCAGGCTCTGTGCATGACTCCAGAATCTTTAGAGCCTCATCTCTCTACCAACAACTAGCAAGAG GAGAATTCTCAGGAGTTTTGCTGGGAGACAAGGGATACTCATGCCTGCCTTACCTCTTGACTCCCTATCAGGAGCCCCAGACAGAGGCACAGCACCGCTACAACATTGCCCATGCACGCACAAGAGGTCGTATAGAGATGGCATTTGGGCTGATAAAGTCAAGGTTCCAGTGCCTGAAGCACCTCAGAGTGACTCCACCTAGGGCATGTGACATTGTAGTTGCTTGTGTAGTGCTCCATAACATTGCTTGTCTGAGGAGAGAGAGGCAACCAAGGATTGTTGAAGAGGAAGACTGGGGCAATGAAGCCGTATTGGAAGAAAACGAAACAGGCAGACTTATACGAGACACAtatgcaaataattattttgctttaagGCTTTAA